The following nucleotide sequence is from Vigna radiata var. radiata cultivar VC1973A unplaced genomic scaffold, Vradiata_ver6 scaffold_343, whole genome shotgun sequence.
CATTAATTTAATGTATCGATTGTTTAAGAAAACAGACAAAATTTGTAAGAACCTGTTCTTTAAGCTCTTTGACCTCTGAACTATCTTTGTTAACTCGAGCAGCAACAAGTTCAACATGGATACCCTTTATGCAAACTTCAATGTACAGATTGTTCTCCAAGCTCCTGTAACAGCACCAAGATTAAAAGTTACATGAGCATTCCTACCATTCTCTGGATTTTCCAAGTAAGAGAGAGCAAGAACCTCATGACAATTACAAACCCGAAGAAGGACCGAGGGTAAGTAAATTTGTTCTTGAGAGTGAACAAATAACTGATCATCTAAAGCAAAATCATCATAGTTGCAAAATATGACAAAAGATGCTTCAAGCAATTGCAAGTTCCTAAATTCCCTCTTTAAAAATACTGAGCCTAAGAATTGGTTTTCCATAATAGACAACATCAGATGACTTTCTTCCATGTTATTAAATTCAGGACCCCTAAAACAATGTAGCATTCAGATATAATGAAATGTGTGTCAGAGATTaactcaatttataattaacaaatGTGGTCTGCACAAAACAGTGGTAGAATGTCCAATTTATACTAATGGTATTGTTTGTTAAGTGCTGGCCATATTTTCATGACAAAATGTCCAATATCAagagataatatataaaaaaggatATAAAAATGTACCTTCCAGACTAGGATGCCGATATGATATTGGGAAGAGCTATACTTGGAAAGAAGGGAGATGCTTGCTCCTAGAGCTATATCACTGTTAATTTGAATAAAGCCAGAGCAAAGGAGATTATAATAATCAATAGCTTTATATGCATCACTCTGTCATGGCGGTGGGACAATTGAATCAGATGAATAAGAAACACAAAAGTAATTAGAGGAAAGGACAAAATTTGAGTGCTTGAATTGATAACTCACAGTCCAATAAGTGAAGAGTCTAGTGTTGTTGTCTCCATACAATTGACGGAGTCTAGTGTTGTTGTCTCCATACAATTGACGGCTGACCTGATTAccagaacagaaaaaaaaatagaaattggaAATTAGAAGGAAGGTGATAAATCTAATCTTTATGAACTGAATTTGAAAACACTTGCAGACGGAAGATGACaatggagaaaaaaatttaataataccTGCCAACCTGCTTCAATGTTGTTGAGATCTTTACCAAAAGAGCCAGCCAGAATCCACATTTGAGACAGGCTAAATTCATTGGGTTGTTGAACTTTTAGGTTCCAAACGTTTATGGTTGCCTTTGCTCCATAATACTTATCCCCCTCCATATAAGCTATGGCATGCTAAATTCTCCAAAAAGATCATACATCAGAGCAAATTCCATCATGGCTCATTAGAAATTGAGTGGATCCACCTCCAAAGAATAAGCAAGGCATAGGTATAAGCACATACATCAGAGCTAAAGGAGCAATATTCtcactattaattttttaaacatatatacaaGACATTTCCAGTTTAAAAGACTCTAACTAACCTGATAACATTGAccacaatattttatatatttcacatGCTTGTCATAGCAAATAGAAAGTAAATACACAAATCAAATTGCAAAAGAAGCAAACCTGCGAATCTTTGGCATCGTTGAGAAAGGGAGAAGCAGCGTGAAACACAGCGTGACAACCTTCAACGACAGAGTCAAAGGAACCTTCTTCTAGAAGATTCGCCTTGACGAGATGCAATGTCTCCTTCGCACCATCAAGACTGAGCAAGAGATATACCTTTTCGGGATCATCTGCACATCACACATTACCCAATCTTTAATCTTCCAAATAGTAATGCATCACCACAAATAATCACCGacgaaaacaaaaattacagaagacaaaaaaaaatacttgtgtcGCGAACGGTAGCCTTGACGATGTAACCGCGTTCGAGAAGAAACTTGACGAGCCAGGAAGCGATGTAGCCGGAAGCTCTGGTAACACAAACTACTTGTTCGGCGCCTCCGAGACGACGACATGGAGAGCGTGGGAAGACCATGGAGAGCCAGTGGGAAGATCGCGCCATCAATTCAATGTGAGGAGAAATTAGGGCTTGGCAAGACTTTGACACTTTAACCTGACTGAAGTTGTTGAGGAAAATTGGAAAATTAGACTTAGAGATATTGTAACTGGTATACAAATCtccgttataatatgttttaacttatttacaagtttgccatcgctttttatattataacgaATGTacaaaactacgttataatatgttttatttttttacgaTTTTGTCACCGGTCAACCTATTATAACGGATTTataaaactacgttataatagaATCGTtataaaaaggtatttttctACTAGTAAATAACTCTTGAATAATACAACTCAAAGTCCAAATAACAAAGGTTTACAGTGATAAAAGGAAATATCTTAATGAGCTTATTTATCAGGATACAAAAGCAGCATCAAAGACAATATGACCTAAACAAGAACGCACACAATGAGGCATGCACGTAACATGCGATTGTTATTGAAAGGtaaaaaaacacaacacaaaaggAAGACACCAAACGTTTAGATAGAGATACTGTTAGAGATTCCTCTAGAAGTCATCTCTGGTTTACTGGTGGGAAGAATCAGAGTGTTGGGCAATTGGACTGGTCCAATACGATTTTTAAATCCTTCAACGTTGTTCCTGTTTGagatttttttctcaattttttctaAGTCATGTGTAAATCTTTTAAACAAATCTTTTGTTTCTTGATGAGCAGTCCAATCCAGACTGTTCCTTTGTCCAAGATACACCTAGTCTGAAGCATGGGTTAATAGTAGCTCCATTACTGAAAGATCAACAATGGTCTGGTACTTTGGAGTAATTGTTTTCAAAAAAGCTTCTTGAGGATTCTTGGTTATCTCTTCACACTCTTCAGTTCCTCGTTTTGGGATCCATCTTCGGCTTTGTGTAGGATGGTTCCCATGGTAATACAAGCTCATCCTTCTGCCATTGATAAAGATATCCAATAATTAGAAAGAAAGGCCatgaaaatagaataatttagcATATAAAAGATCTctgtatattaaaaataaatttaatatttccaCTCACTTTAAGAAGTTGAATTACAAGAGGGTTTGCACCGGCAATCATCTCTTgcaaattcttcatcagtcaTTCATGCAAACTTGCTCTCTATACAAAatcataacaaagaaaataaaattggtagAGTGTAATGTTTGGAAGTAGTTATGCCGGAGTTCCAAGTAAGCAATAGTTACCTTTGTTTACATTAGGAATTGGGAAGTCAATGACACTTGGATTTCCAGTGATAGATAGAGGCAAATTAACTCCACCTTCATACATTTTAAGCACTTCTTTGAAGCCATTAAATTCATTTGATGTGGTCTTTAAATACAAAGATAGGAGCAAAGGTTCGACGCTTCTACCTAAAGCTTTCTTTCCTAATATAAATGTTAGTATTtaaaggttgtgaaaggagtagttgataaggtagagaaaatgtagagaaaatgtggagatagtaggatgtagaagtagtagttggaagaagtgttgtagttgtcttagttgttgtagatgttggcttcttGTCTACATACATCAAATGGTAGAGTTCATGGGTATTTATAGACCCATATAATATTCTAGAACATACTAGCCATAACTTATGTGGAATGTTCTAGATTTTCACATATGTAAactattcttgattttttttcctatctTAGGATTTTCTACAACATTCTAGAACTTGTATTACATTTGAATTCTTCTATCTAAGGTGCTTCTACATTCTTCTggaatttgcattacactttaatacTCCTCCTTAATGCAAATTCGGTAACTCCAAGCATAGTGCGTAGTAGTTCAAATCTTGGTCGAGGTAATGCCTTCGTAAAAATATCTGCAATTTGGTCTTCTGTTAGGCAGTACTCGAGTCGAATTTGTTTAGTTGTCTCTTCATCTCGAATGAAGTGATATTTAATGGctatgtgttttgttctttgatGATGGACTAGATTTTTTGCTATTGCTATTGCTGATTTGTTGTCGCAATAGATAATAGTCGGTCCATCTTATGGTTCACCCATTTCTTCAAGTATTCTTCGTAGCCATATTGCTTGACTTGTGGTTTCAGCAGCTGCTACATACTCTACTTCTGTTGTTGATTGTGCCACGGTTCCTTGCTTCTTTGATGCCCAAGATAAAATATCGGATCCTAGTGAGAAAGCATATCCTGATGTACTCTTCATATCGTCCATTGATCCTGCCCAATCAATATCTGTGTAGCCAATCATTCTTGAGTTAGTCATGGTTTTGTACCATATGCCAAACTCCTTTGTGCcttataaatatcttaaaattctttttcctaCTCCATAATGAATCTGACTTGGCTTTTGCATAAATCTTGATAGAAGACTTGTAGCATACGTAATGTCTGGTCGTGTGGCTGTGAGATACAACAAACTTCCAATTAAACTCCTGTAGCGTTATGCATCTGCCTCTTATGCTCCATCATCTTTTTGTAGTTTGTCGTTTACCACCAATGGAGTAGTGACAAGTTTACAACCATTCATCTTGAACTTCTTTAGTAGAgcttcaatatatttcttttgagagaTAAATATGCCTTCTTGTTGTTGTTTCACCTCTATACCGAGGAAATAGTTCATCAAGCCAAGGTCGGTCATTTCAAATGTCTTCATCATgtcttctttaaattctttcatCATCTCCATATTGTTTCTTGTATAGATAAGGTCATCGACATATAAAGAGGTAATGAGATGGTACTGACCTTGTGCCTTAATATATAGTGTTGGCTCACTCTTGCTCCTCCTGAATCCTTGATTTATGAAGTATTTATCAATCTTGCTATACCATGCTCGAGGAGCTTGCTATAGGCCGTATAATTCCTTTTTTAGTCTTAGTATTTTGCCTTCATTTCCTTTTTTGATGAAGCCttgtggttgttcaacataaatttcttcttcGAGCACTCCATTAAGAAAGGCTGATTTGACATCTAGTTGATAGATGTTCCATCCTTTTTGTGCTGCAAGAGCTATTATGACTCTAATTGTATCTAAGCGAGCAACTGGAGCAAATGTCTCATTGTAGTCTATTCCTAGTTGTTGTGAGTATCCTTTAGCGACCAATCTTGCTTTGTGCTTTTGTATAGTTCCATCAGCATTAagctttgttttatatatccATTTCACTCCTATGATGTCTTTTCCATGAGGGCAATTTACGAGTTCCCAAGTGTTATTGTTCTCAATCATTTTAATCTCTTCTTCCATGACCTTGACCCATACTTCTTGCTTTGATGCTTCTTTATAACAGTTAGGTTCAATCATGGCTATATTGCAAGTTTCATATATGTCTACCAAAGATCTTACTAATTTGGATTAGATTCAGGTGAAGAGTCTTGTTGTTGTGGAGGTGGAGAAAGCGTACCTGAATTTTCTGCCTCTTCTTCAGTTTCTTCTTGAGACTGTTGCATTGGAAGTAAAATGTtgcttttaacaactttttcttcttcccaatttcaagaagcattttcatcaacttcaacATCTCGACTAATGATGAGCTTTTTTGTTTGTAGGTTGTAGACTCGATAGCCTTTTGATTGTGTGCTATATCCTTAGAATATTCCTCGTATAGTCTTGTCTTCAAGCTTATGCCTCCTTTGATCAGGAACATGTATGTAGCAGATAGACCCAAATACTCGTAGGTGTTTGGCTGATGGCTTTCTCCCACTCCATGCTTCAATAGGAGTCTTGTCTTGGACTGCCTTAGTTGGACATCTGTTTAGAATGTAAACTGCAGTGTAGACTGCTTCAGCCCAAAAAGTGTTAGGCATGTTTTTNTCTTTTAGCATTGATCTCGCCATCTCCATAAAAGTGCGATTCTTTCACTCTGACacgccattttgttgtggagtataTGCAACTGTAAGTTGTCGCTCTATGCCTTCATCTTCACAGAATTTGTCAAACTCGTGTGATGTGTACTCCTTGCCACGATCACTTCTTAGTACTTTTATCTGTTTTCCACTTTGCTTCTCAACAAGGGCCTTGAATTTCGTGAATATGCCGAAGACTTCTGACTTTGCCTTTAAGAAATAGACCCATGTCATTCTAAAGAAGTTATCAATGAAGAGGATGAAATACTTGTTGTTGTGATTTGAAGGCGTTCTCATTGGTCCGCAAACATCGGTATGTATCAACTCCAATAAGTCTTTTGCTCTCCATGCTTTGTCTGTTGAGAATGGTAATCGGTGTTTTTTTCCGAGGAGACATCCTTCGCATGATTCATTATTCTCCTTCAAGAATGGAAGATCTCTAATCATGTTTTTCTGATATAGAAGCTTTAAGGCATGTGTGTTGAAGTGGCAAAATCTCCTATGCCAAAGCCACGAGTCATCAACTTCTACCTTCATGGCAATATTAGTTCCATGTTTGAAGCTTATAGGAAAgcttctatttctcttctccatttttacttggccaatttctatcattttacTNTCATAAATTTTGCATNTATCTTTCtcaaaatgaagagaatatCCATTCTCCATCATTTGGCCAATACTTAAAAGATTTTCTTTAAGATTTGGAACTAGTAAAACGTCCTTGATGAATTTCGTACCTTTCTTTGTGTCCACCATGGCAGTTCCTTTGCCTCGAGACTCCACTGTGGTGTCATTTCCTAGCTGAACTTTGACATTGACAGATTTATCAATGTCTTTGAAGGTGCTTTGATCTTTCGCCATGTGATTGTTGCATCCACTATCCAAATACCATCTTCCTTCTCCACTAGGAGATTCTTCATTGGCATAGAATAAGAGTTTGTCTTGATTATCTTTTTCTGCAAAGTTTGCTTgatgcttatttttattacgaCAATACTTTTCTATGTGACCAAATTTCTTGCAATAGTGGCATTGAGGTTTTCCATGATGccaacaatctttttccaaGTGACTTGTCTTTTTACAGATGCCACATGAAGGATATTTTCCTTGATGAGTCATAGAGAAGCTTCTAGAATTTTCTGTATTTCTAGAAATTTCtcctttacttttatttccttCACATTCTTTTTGAGACtgcaattttagttttgattgaaaGGCATTTTCAACTGAGTCTTCTTCATGccttttcaatctttgttcaTAAGCTTCAAGAGAGCCCATTAGTTGTGTTACTGANNNNNNNNNNNNNNNNNNNNNNNNNNNNNNNNNNNNNNNNNNNNNNNNNNNNNNNNNNNNNNNNNNNNNNNNNNNNNNNNNNNNNNNNNNNNNNNNNNNNNNNNNNNNNNNNNNNNNNNNNNNNNNNNNNNNNNNNNNNNNNNNNNNNNNNNNNNNNNNNNNNNNNNNNNNNNNNNNNNNNNNNNNNNNNNNNNNNNNNNNNNNNNNNNNNNNNNNNNNNNNNNNNNNNNNNNNNNNNNNNNNNNNNNNNNNNNNNNNNNNNNNNNNNNNNNNNNNNNNNNNNNNNNNNNNNNNNNNNNNNNNNNNNNNNNNNNNNNNNNNNNNNNNNNNNNNNNNNNNNNNNNNNNNNNNNNNNNNNNNNNNNNNNNNNNNNNNNNNNNNNNNNNNNNNNNNNNNNNNNNNNNNNNNNNNNNNNNNNNNNNNNNNNNNNNNNNNNNNNNNNNNNNNNNNNNNNNNNNNNNNNNNNNNNNNNNNNNNNNNNNNNNNNNNNNNNNNNNNNNNNNNNNNNNNNNNNNNNNNNNNNNNNNNNNNNNNNNNNNNNNNNNNNNNNNNNNNNNNNNNNNNNNNNNNNNNNNNNNNNNNNNNNNNNNNNNNNNNNNNNNNNNNNNNNNNNNNNNNNNNNNNNNNNNNNNNNNNNNNNNNNNNNNNNNNNNNNNNNNNNNNNNNNNNNNNNNNNNNNNNNNNNNNNNNNNNNNNNNNNNNNNNNNNNNNNNN
It contains:
- the LOC106778767 gene encoding uncharacterized protein LOC106778767 isoform X1; this encodes MARSSHWLSMVFPRSPCRRLGGAEQVVCVTRASGYIASWLVKFLLERGYIVKATVRDTNDPEKVYLLLSLDGAKETLHLVKANLLEEGSFDSVVEGCHAVFHAASPFLNDAKDSQHAIAYMEGDKYYGAKATINVWNLKVQQPNEFSLSQMWILAGSFGKDLNNIEAGWQVSRQLYGDNNTRLRQLYGDNNTRLFTYWTSDAYKAIDYYNLLCSGFIQINSDIALGASISLLSKYSSSQYHIGILVWKELGEQSVH
- the LOC106778767 gene encoding cinnamoyl-CoA reductase 1 isoform X2 yields the protein MARSSHWLSMVFPRSPCRRLGGAEQVVCVTRASGYIASWLVKFLLERGYIVKATVRDTNDPEKVYLLLSLDGAKETLHLVKANLLEEGSFDSVVEGCHAVFHAASPFLNDAKDSQHAIAYMEGDKYYGAKATINVWNLKVQQPNEFSLSQMWILAGSFGKDLNNIEAGWQVSRQLYGDNNTRLRQLYGDNNTRLFTYWT